In Musa acuminata AAA Group cultivar baxijiao chromosome BXJ3-9, Cavendish_Baxijiao_AAA, whole genome shotgun sequence, a single genomic region encodes these proteins:
- the LOC103998080 gene encoding uncharacterized protein LOC103998080 isoform X2, giving the protein MEIAAFGSHGSVQILWNSHSSIDKPNWIRHSNSAWKRIIFPKAWVSQAQKGSLLKRLKASERTADLTSNVAASENSSQGPLEKKAVWKSAFPNGFEELVLTVCDETSIAELSMKVGTFRIGTTLKGKKQPPCCEVGDMIKEGQAIGFLDQFGNELPIRSNVAGEVLKILCKDGEAVGYGDALIAVLPFFAGIE; this is encoded by the exons ATGGAAATCGCTGCCTTCGGTTCACACG GTTCCGTTCAGATACTTTGGAATTCACATTCTTCTATTGATAAGCCTAATTGGATTCGCCATTCCAATAGTGCATGGAAAAGAATTATCTTTCCCAAAGCTTGGGTCAGTCAGGCACAAAAGGGGTCTTTGCTAAAAAGACTGAAGGCCTCAGAAAGAACTGCAGATTTGACATCTAATG TAGCTGCTTCAGAAAATAGTTCGCAAGGCCCTTTAGAGAAGAAAGCTGTTTGGAAATCCGCTTTTCCTAATGGGTTTGAG GAATTGGTCCTAACAGTCTGTGATGAAACTAGCATTGCGGAGCTTTCTATGAAG GTGGGAACGTTTCGAATTGGAACAACACTCAAGGGAAAGAAGCAACCTCCATGCTGTGAAGTG GGTGACATGATCAAAGAAGGGCAGGCCATTGGCTTCTTGGATCAGTTTGGAAATGAGCTGCCTATTAGG TCCAATGTAGCTGGAGAAGTCCTAAAGATCCTATGCAAGGATGGAG AAGCAGTTGGCTACGGTGATGCGCTCATTGCTGTCTTGCCTTTCTTTGCTGGAATAGAATGA
- the LOC103998080 gene encoding uncharacterized protein LOC103998080 isoform X1: MEIAAFGSHGSVQILWNSHSSIDKPNWIRHSNSAWKRIIFPKAWVSQAQKGSLLKRLKASERTADLTSNVAASENSSQGPLEKKAVWKSAFPNGFEELVLTVCDETSIAELSMKVGNFEMHLKRDIGISEALTSTISTIVSPTTAPPIPSEPMCVSTIAPAQQDVPKEPVLPETSPFSDIYSSKALKLAALGASSSNAYVLISSPSVGTFRIGTTLKGKKQPPCCEVGDMIKEGQAIGFLDQFGNELPIRSNVAGEVLKILCKDGEAVGYGDALIAVLPFFAGIE, encoded by the exons ATGGAAATCGCTGCCTTCGGTTCACACG GTTCCGTTCAGATACTTTGGAATTCACATTCTTCTATTGATAAGCCTAATTGGATTCGCCATTCCAATAGTGCATGGAAAAGAATTATCTTTCCCAAAGCTTGGGTCAGTCAGGCACAAAAGGGGTCTTTGCTAAAAAGACTGAAGGCCTCAGAAAGAACTGCAGATTTGACATCTAATG TAGCTGCTTCAGAAAATAGTTCGCAAGGCCCTTTAGAGAAGAAAGCTGTTTGGAAATCCGCTTTTCCTAATGGGTTTGAG GAATTGGTCCTAACAGTCTGTGATGAAACTAGCATTGCGGAGCTTTCTATGAAG GTTGGCAACTTTGAAATGCATCTGAAAAGAGACATTGGAATATCAGAAGCTTTAACTTCTACTATATCTACGATTGTCTCACCTACTACAGCACCACCAATTCCAAGTGAGCCAATGTGTGTGTCAACTATTGCCCCTGCCCAACAAGACGTTCCAAAGGAACCTGTTCTACCAGAAACAAGTCCATTTTCAGACATCTATTCTTCAAAGGCGTTAAAACTTGCAGCTCTGGGAGCCTCCAGTTCAAATGCATATGTTCTAATATCATCTCCTTCG GTGGGAACGTTTCGAATTGGAACAACACTCAAGGGAAAGAAGCAACCTCCATGCTGTGAAGTG GGTGACATGATCAAAGAAGGGCAGGCCATTGGCTTCTTGGATCAGTTTGGAAATGAGCTGCCTATTAGG TCCAATGTAGCTGGAGAAGTCCTAAAGATCCTATGCAAGGATGGAG AAGCAGTTGGCTACGGTGATGCGCTCATTGCTGTCTTGCCTTTCTTTGCTGGAATAGAATGA